One segment of Porticoccus hydrocarbonoclasticus MCTG13d DNA contains the following:
- a CDS encoding 3-deoxy-7-phosphoheptulonate synthase — protein MTNAVDNINILSQDVLVTPRDLKQELPLSDAARKTITEGRQVIQNILNHNDHRILVVVGPCSIHDTKAALDYAARLKKLADAVSDSLFIVMRVYFEKPRTTTGWKGLINDPYLNDSFKISEGLHVGRKLLLDIAEMGLPTATEALDPISPQYIQDLISWSAIGARTTESQTHREMASGLSCAVGFKNGTDGSLSVAINALKSVASPHRFLGINAEGRVAIVTTAGNPYAHVVLRGGDGKPNYDSVSVNLAEQELRKSGITPNIMVDCSHANSNKNHDLQTLVIENVTNQILEGNQSIIGLMIESNLKSGNQKIPADLNDLEYGVSITDACIDWDTTEEALRGMHNKLKAILPHRQAK, from the coding sequence ATGACCAACGCTGTTGATAACATTAATATTCTCTCTCAGGATGTGCTGGTCACACCAAGAGATTTAAAACAGGAATTGCCCCTGTCCGATGCCGCCCGAAAAACCATTACAGAGGGCCGCCAAGTCATTCAGAATATTCTGAACCACAACGACCACAGAATCCTTGTGGTAGTTGGACCCTGCTCTATTCATGACACCAAAGCTGCGTTGGATTATGCGGCACGACTGAAAAAACTGGCCGATGCGGTCAGTGATTCGCTATTTATTGTCATGCGTGTGTATTTTGAAAAACCCCGAACCACTACTGGCTGGAAGGGACTTATCAACGACCCCTACCTCAATGACTCCTTCAAGATATCCGAGGGGCTACATGTGGGGCGCAAGCTGTTACTGGATATTGCCGAGATGGGTTTGCCTACTGCCACCGAGGCGCTCGACCCTATTTCTCCACAATACATTCAGGATCTGATCTCCTGGTCTGCCATCGGCGCAAGAACAACTGAATCCCAGACCCACCGGGAAATGGCTTCCGGGCTGTCATGCGCCGTTGGTTTCAAAAACGGCACTGACGGTAGCCTGAGTGTCGCCATCAATGCACTAAAATCCGTTGCCAGCCCGCACCGCTTTCTCGGTATCAACGCCGAAGGCAGAGTGGCCATTGTTACCACCGCGGGTAATCCTTACGCTCATGTGGTATTGAGGGGAGGTGACGGGAAGCCCAATTATGATTCCGTCAGCGTCAACCTTGCAGAACAGGAACTCAGGAAATCAGGTATTACCCCGAATATCATGGTAGATTGCAGTCACGCCAACTCGAACAAAAATCATGACCTGCAGACTCTGGTCATAGAAAACGTAACCAATCAGATCCTGGAGGGAAATCAATCGATTATAGGTCTGATGATCGAAAGCAACCTGAAATCAGGCAACCAGAAAATACCTGCCGACCTGAATGATCTCGAATACGGGGTATCAATCACCGATGCCTGTATAGACTGGGACACTACGGAAGAAGCATTGCGCGGTATGCACAACAAGCTCAAAGCGATTTTACCACATCGACAAGCAAAATGA
- a CDS encoding TetR/AcrR family transcriptional regulator: MPRLPEFDREEVLDNALSLFWSDGYEASSISKLLSVMNLNRGSLYSSFGSKAALFSTVLDHYMAYLQCHLFSCTLVSIEDPCEAITSFFDKAFFEPEQSQLANGCLFFNAISELSNNKPELAGKARESINWIRQLFYTRLLEAKRLGMIGAGQDIEGLADYLIALVAGLRTLCKSGANTDVLRRVIDAGLSTVFTE, encoded by the coding sequence ATGCCCAGGCTGCCAGAGTTTGATCGGGAAGAGGTCCTTGATAATGCCCTGTCTCTGTTTTGGTCTGATGGATATGAGGCCAGTTCCATCAGTAAACTTCTTAGCGTGATGAACCTCAATAGAGGTAGCCTCTACAGCTCTTTCGGTAGTAAGGCCGCATTGTTCAGTACAGTGCTTGATCACTATATGGCTTATCTTCAATGCCATTTATTCAGCTGCACACTGGTAAGTATCGAAGATCCATGTGAAGCAATCACCTCTTTTTTTGACAAGGCTTTTTTTGAACCCGAACAGAGCCAGTTAGCCAATGGCTGCCTGTTTTTCAACGCGATTTCCGAACTAAGCAATAATAAGCCTGAGCTGGCCGGGAAAGCCCGGGAATCGATCAACTGGATTCGTCAATTATTCTATACCCGGTTATTGGAAGCGAAGCGGTTGGGTATGATCGGTGCCGGGCAGGATATTGAAGGATTGGCTGATTACCTGATTGCACTTGTGGCTGGCTTGCGGACACTGTGTAAATCCGGTGCCAATACAGATGTATTAAGGCGTGTCATTGATGCCGGACTGAGTACGGTTTTTACTGAATAG
- the nfuA gene encoding Fe-S biogenesis protein NfuA, giving the protein MLSITITESAEQYLAGLLAKQDCEGIGIRMFVTDPGTPKAETCIAYCRPGEEQEKDEVMELASFKAYFDHRSLPFLEDAKVDYADEKFGGQLTIRAPNSRMPRVSDDSPLEDRINYLLYNEINPGLAAHGGVISLEEIVDNVAVLRFGGGCQGCGMADVTLKEGVEKTMLEKIPELKGIRDVTDHSDRSQAYI; this is encoded by the coding sequence ATGCTCAGTATTACTATCACCGAATCCGCTGAACAGTATCTGGCGGGGCTGTTGGCCAAACAGGATTGCGAAGGCATCGGTATTCGTATGTTTGTCACCGATCCAGGGACGCCGAAGGCAGAAACCTGTATAGCCTATTGCCGTCCAGGTGAAGAGCAGGAGAAGGATGAGGTGATGGAGCTGGCCAGCTTCAAGGCGTATTTTGACCACCGCAGTCTGCCGTTTCTTGAAGACGCGAAGGTGGATTATGCCGACGAGAAGTTTGGAGGGCAATTGACTATCAGGGCACCCAATTCACGCATGCCCAGGGTCAGTGACGACAGCCCGCTTGAAGACAGAATTAACTACCTGCTTTACAACGAAATCAATCCTGGACTGGCAGCCCACGGCGGGGTCATCAGCCTTGAAGAAATTGTAGACAATGTTGCTGTACTGCGGTTCGGTGGCGGATGCCAGGGTTGCGGCATGGCCGATGTGACTCTCAAGGAAGGTGTGGAGAAAACCATGCTGGAGAAAATTCCTGAGCTAAAGGGCATCAGGGATGTCACGGATCACTCTGATCGGAGCCAAGCTTATATCTAG